In a genomic window of Pelecanus crispus isolate bPelCri1 chromosome 1, bPelCri1.pri, whole genome shotgun sequence:
- the COL8A1 gene encoding collagen alpha-1(VIII) chain isoform X2 produces the protein MAMLLFPVQLLAVAVTIYLELVRSAQGGVYYGIKQLPPQVPQYPPLGQQVPHMPLGKEGIPMQHMGKEVPHMQYGKEYPHLPQYRKEVPQIPLLGKDMAPKKEKEIPIRSLRGEQGPPGEPGPRGPPGPPGLPGLGVPGAKGKPGPQGYPGIGKPGLPGMPGKPGVMGPPGPRGEMGPKGEIGPMGIPGPQGPPGPHGLPGIGKAGAPGLQGQPGPKGEPGMKGPPGVPGIPGPKGEKGVGIPGLPGLKGPPGPPGPPGPVGLPGVGKPGMVGFPGPQGPLGKPGPPGELGLQGPPGVPGIQGPPGLPGVGKPGQDGVPGQPGFPGGKGEQGLPGLPGPPGLPGVGKPGFPGPKGERGVAGLPGPLGPKGEKGHAGPPGMVGPPGEPGQPGLPGIMGPPGAAGFPGPKGEGGAVGPPGPVGPKGEPGLQGFPGKPGFPGEVGAPGLRGLPGPTGPKGEAGQKGLPGLPGVPGLVGPKGEPGLPGAQGLQGPSGIPGIAGPSGPIGPPGLPGAKGEPGLPGPPGFPGVGKPGAVGLQGPPGKPGALGPPGQPGLQGPPGPPGPPGPPVIIPPTPPAVGEYLPEVGPRIDGVKPPYGYMGKKGKAGGVVYEMPAFTAELLTPFPRVGVPVKFDKLLYNGRQNYNPQTGIFTCEIPGVYYFAYHVHCKGASVWVALFKNNEPLMYTYDEYKKGFLDQASGSAVVQLMHGDKVYVQMPSEQAAGLYAGQYVHSSFSGYLLYPM, from the exons ATGGCCATGCTGCTCTTCCctgtgcagctgctggcagtggCTGTCACCATTTACCTAGAGCTGGTGAGGTCTGCTCAAGGCGGCGTCTACTATGGGATCAAGCAGCTGCCGCCGCAGGTGCCCCAATACCCACCCCTCGGACAACAAGTACCTCACATGCCGCTGGGCAAAGAAGGCATCCCGATGCAGCACATGGGCAAGGAGGTGCCCCACATGCAGTATGGGAAGGAGTACCCCCACCTGCCTCAGTACCGGAAGGAGGTCCCCCAGATACCTCTGCTCGGCAAGGACATGGCTcccaagaaagagaaag AGATACCCATACGCAGTCTGAGGGGTGAGCAAGGTCCCCCCGGTGAGCCGGGACCGAGAGGGCCGCCAGGGCCACCAGGATTACCGGGTCTCGGTGTGCCAGGAGCCAAAGGAAAGCCAGGCCCGCAAGGATATCCAGGAATTGGGAAGCCGGGTTTGCCGGGGATGCCGGGGAAACCGGGGGTCATGGGGCCCCCAGGGCCAAGAGGGGAGATGGGGCCAAAGGGGGAGATCGGACCCATGGGGATACCTGGGCCGCAGGGACCGCCGGGGCCTCACGGGCTTCCCGGCATAGGGAAAGCGGGTGCTccggggctgcagggacagccgGGGCCAAAGGGTGAGCCTGGGATGAAGGGACCCCCGGGAGTCCCCGGGATCCCAGGGCCAAAAGGGGAGAAGGGCGTCGGGATCCCAGGTTTGCCAGGCCTGAAGGGTCCACCTGGCCCCCCCGGCCCTCCTGGCCCCGTGGGGCTGCCAGGGGTTGGCAAGCCAGGCATGGTCGGCTTCCCCGGCCCGCAGGGACCCCTGGGCAAACCCGGACCCCcgggagagctggggctgcaggggcccCCAGGCGTCCCCGGGATCCAAGGCCCTCCCGGCCTGCCCGGCGTTGGCAAACCCGGCCAGGATGGCGTCCCCGGCCAGCCGGGCTTCCCGGGCGGCAAAGGGGAGCAAGGCCTGCCAGGCCTGCCAGGGCCCCCCGGCCTCCCGGGCGTTGGGAAGCCAGGCTTCCCCGGGCCCAAAGGGGAGCGCGGTGTGGCGGGTCTGCCCGGCCCCCTGGGGCCgaagggggagaaggggcaCGCGGGCCCGCCCGGCATGGTGGGGCCGCCGGGGGAGCCAGGCCAGCCGGGACTGCCGGGCATCATGGgccccccgggggctgccggcttCCCGGGACCCAAAGGAGAAGGGGGTGCCGTGGGGCCACCGGGACCAGTCGGCCCCAAGGGTGAACCCGGCCTGCAGGGGTTTCCGGGAAAACCAGGCTTTCCCGGGGAAGTGGGGGCTCccgggctgcgggggctgccgggccccACAGGGCCCAAGGGGGAAGCTGGACAGAAAGGCttgccggggctgccgggcgtCCCAGGGCTCGTGGGGCCGAAGGGCGAGCCGGGGCTCCCCGGCGCCCAGGGCCTTCAGGGCCCCTCGGGCATCCCAGGCATCGCAGGACCCAGCGGTCCCAtcggccccccggggctgccgggggcgAAAGGGGAGCCCGGCCTGCCCGGACCCCCCGGCTTCCCTGGCGTGGGCAAACctggtgctgtggggctgcagggacccccagggaaGCCCGGGGCGCTGGGTCCCCCTGGCCAGCCAGGACTCCAGGGGCCGCCtggcccccccgggcccccagGTCCCCCGGTCATCATCCCACCCACTCCGCCAGCTGTGGGAGAGTACCTGCCCGAGGTGGGGCCCAGGATAGACGGCGTCAAGCCCCCCTACGGCTACATGGGCAAGAAGGGCAAGGCTGGTGGCGTCGTCTACGAGATGCCCGCATTCACGGCGGAGCTCCTCACCCCCTTCCCCCGGGTCGGGGTGCCCGTGAAGTTCGACAAGCTCCTCTACAACGGCCGGCAGAACTACAACCCCCAGACGGGGATCTTTACCTGCGAGATCCCCGGCGTCTACTACTTCGCCTACCACGTCCACTGTAAAGGGGCCAGCGTCTGGGTGGCGTTGTTCAAGAACAACGAGCCGCTGATGTACACCTACGACGAGTACAAGAAGGGCTTCCTGGACCAGGCTTCGGGCAGCGCTGTCGTCCAGCTGATGCACGGAGACAAGGTTTACGTTCAAATGCCATCCGAGCAGGCGGCAGGACTCTATGCCGGGCAGTATGTCCATTCGTCTTTTTCAGGATATTTATTGTATCCCatgtaa
- the COL8A1 gene encoding collagen alpha-1(VIII) chain isoform X1: protein MAMLLFPVQLLAVAVTIYLELVRSAQGGVYYGIKQLPPQVPQYPPLGQQVPHMPLGKEGIPMQHMGKEVPHMQYGKEYPHLPQYRKEVPQIPLLGKDMAPKKEKGRLEIPIRSLRGEQGPPGEPGPRGPPGPPGLPGLGVPGAKGKPGPQGYPGIGKPGLPGMPGKPGVMGPPGPRGEMGPKGEIGPMGIPGPQGPPGPHGLPGIGKAGAPGLQGQPGPKGEPGMKGPPGVPGIPGPKGEKGVGIPGLPGLKGPPGPPGPPGPVGLPGVGKPGMVGFPGPQGPLGKPGPPGELGLQGPPGVPGIQGPPGLPGVGKPGQDGVPGQPGFPGGKGEQGLPGLPGPPGLPGVGKPGFPGPKGERGVAGLPGPLGPKGEKGHAGPPGMVGPPGEPGQPGLPGIMGPPGAAGFPGPKGEGGAVGPPGPVGPKGEPGLQGFPGKPGFPGEVGAPGLRGLPGPTGPKGEAGQKGLPGLPGVPGLVGPKGEPGLPGAQGLQGPSGIPGIAGPSGPIGPPGLPGAKGEPGLPGPPGFPGVGKPGAVGLQGPPGKPGALGPPGQPGLQGPPGPPGPPGPPVIIPPTPPAVGEYLPEVGPRIDGVKPPYGYMGKKGKAGGVVYEMPAFTAELLTPFPRVGVPVKFDKLLYNGRQNYNPQTGIFTCEIPGVYYFAYHVHCKGASVWVALFKNNEPLMYTYDEYKKGFLDQASGSAVVQLMHGDKVYVQMPSEQAAGLYAGQYVHSSFSGYLLYPM from the exons ATGGCCATGCTGCTCTTCCctgtgcagctgctggcagtggCTGTCACCATTTACCTAGAGCTGGTGAGGTCTGCTCAAGGCGGCGTCTACTATGGGATCAAGCAGCTGCCGCCGCAGGTGCCCCAATACCCACCCCTCGGACAACAAGTACCTCACATGCCGCTGGGCAAAGAAGGCATCCCGATGCAGCACATGGGCAAGGAGGTGCCCCACATGCAGTATGGGAAGGAGTACCCCCACCTGCCTCAGTACCGGAAGGAGGTCCCCCAGATACCTCTGCTCGGCAAGGACATGGCTcccaagaaagagaaaggtaGGCTTG AGATACCCATACGCAGTCTGAGGGGTGAGCAAGGTCCCCCCGGTGAGCCGGGACCGAGAGGGCCGCCAGGGCCACCAGGATTACCGGGTCTCGGTGTGCCAGGAGCCAAAGGAAAGCCAGGCCCGCAAGGATATCCAGGAATTGGGAAGCCGGGTTTGCCGGGGATGCCGGGGAAACCGGGGGTCATGGGGCCCCCAGGGCCAAGAGGGGAGATGGGGCCAAAGGGGGAGATCGGACCCATGGGGATACCTGGGCCGCAGGGACCGCCGGGGCCTCACGGGCTTCCCGGCATAGGGAAAGCGGGTGCTccggggctgcagggacagccgGGGCCAAAGGGTGAGCCTGGGATGAAGGGACCCCCGGGAGTCCCCGGGATCCCAGGGCCAAAAGGGGAGAAGGGCGTCGGGATCCCAGGTTTGCCAGGCCTGAAGGGTCCACCTGGCCCCCCCGGCCCTCCTGGCCCCGTGGGGCTGCCAGGGGTTGGCAAGCCAGGCATGGTCGGCTTCCCCGGCCCGCAGGGACCCCTGGGCAAACCCGGACCCCcgggagagctggggctgcaggggcccCCAGGCGTCCCCGGGATCCAAGGCCCTCCCGGCCTGCCCGGCGTTGGCAAACCCGGCCAGGATGGCGTCCCCGGCCAGCCGGGCTTCCCGGGCGGCAAAGGGGAGCAAGGCCTGCCAGGCCTGCCAGGGCCCCCCGGCCTCCCGGGCGTTGGGAAGCCAGGCTTCCCCGGGCCCAAAGGGGAGCGCGGTGTGGCGGGTCTGCCCGGCCCCCTGGGGCCgaagggggagaaggggcaCGCGGGCCCGCCCGGCATGGTGGGGCCGCCGGGGGAGCCAGGCCAGCCGGGACTGCCGGGCATCATGGgccccccgggggctgccggcttCCCGGGACCCAAAGGAGAAGGGGGTGCCGTGGGGCCACCGGGACCAGTCGGCCCCAAGGGTGAACCCGGCCTGCAGGGGTTTCCGGGAAAACCAGGCTTTCCCGGGGAAGTGGGGGCTCccgggctgcgggggctgccgggccccACAGGGCCCAAGGGGGAAGCTGGACAGAAAGGCttgccggggctgccgggcgtCCCAGGGCTCGTGGGGCCGAAGGGCGAGCCGGGGCTCCCCGGCGCCCAGGGCCTTCAGGGCCCCTCGGGCATCCCAGGCATCGCAGGACCCAGCGGTCCCAtcggccccccggggctgccgggggcgAAAGGGGAGCCCGGCCTGCCCGGACCCCCCGGCTTCCCTGGCGTGGGCAAACctggtgctgtggggctgcagggacccccagggaaGCCCGGGGCGCTGGGTCCCCCTGGCCAGCCAGGACTCCAGGGGCCGCCtggcccccccgggcccccagGTCCCCCGGTCATCATCCCACCCACTCCGCCAGCTGTGGGAGAGTACCTGCCCGAGGTGGGGCCCAGGATAGACGGCGTCAAGCCCCCCTACGGCTACATGGGCAAGAAGGGCAAGGCTGGTGGCGTCGTCTACGAGATGCCCGCATTCACGGCGGAGCTCCTCACCCCCTTCCCCCGGGTCGGGGTGCCCGTGAAGTTCGACAAGCTCCTCTACAACGGCCGGCAGAACTACAACCCCCAGACGGGGATCTTTACCTGCGAGATCCCCGGCGTCTACTACTTCGCCTACCACGTCCACTGTAAAGGGGCCAGCGTCTGGGTGGCGTTGTTCAAGAACAACGAGCCGCTGATGTACACCTACGACGAGTACAAGAAGGGCTTCCTGGACCAGGCTTCGGGCAGCGCTGTCGTCCAGCTGATGCACGGAGACAAGGTTTACGTTCAAATGCCATCCGAGCAGGCGGCAGGACTCTATGCCGGGCAGTATGTCCATTCGTCTTTTTCAGGATATTTATTGTATCCCatgtaa